DNA from Terriglobales bacterium:
TGCTTGCACAGACGAAACACAAGGTCCTTCGACTCGCGCTCGGTCGCATGCGCTCCCTCGCGCTCGCTCAGGATGACAGAGCTAGGGGGCGCGGTTCCGGCACGGCTGAAGCCGTGCCCTTACGAAGGCTGCTTTCCGCCCGCCGGTCATTTATACTTTCGGGTTCGTTGCGCCGTCATACTCCTGCCTAGAGGTGCGGTCGTGAAGATCCTGGTCTGCATGAAGCAAGTCCCGCAGAAGGACGCCCCGCTCAAGCTCAACGACGCCGGCACCTGGATCCGCGAGGACGTCTCCTACGAAGTCAACGAACCCGACGCCTACGCCCTGGAAGAGGCGCTGCGCCAGAAGGAGAAGCACGGCGGCGAGGTGGTGGTGATCACCTCGGGGCCGGCGCGGGCGCAGCAGGTGCTGCGCGAGGCGCTGGCCAAGGGCGCCGACCGTGCCATCCACCTGGAGGACGGCGCCTTCACCACGCTGGACGCCATGAACACCGCGCGCGCCCTGGCCGCCGCCGTCAAGGAAGAGCCCTTCGACCTGATCTTCACCGGGCTGCAGTCCGACGACTACGGCTACGCGCAGACCGGGGTGGTGCTGGCGGAACTGCTGGGCTGGCCGCACGCCACCATCATCATGCAGATCGAGAAGAAGGACGGCGGCATACGCGTCAAGCGTGAGTTGGAGGCCGGCTACTTCCAGTTCGTGGACATGCCCACGCCGGCGGTGCTGACCATCCAGAGCGGCATCAACAAGCTGCGCTACGCCACCCTCATCGGCATCAAGCAGGCCAAGAACAAGCCGCTGCGCAAGGTGACGCTGGCGGAGGTGCAGGCGGCGCTCGGCCCCAACCTGCAGAAGATCGAGAAGCTCTACGTACCGCAGAAGACCAAGAAGACGGAGATGCTGGAAGGTGCGCCCGCCGAGGTCGCCAAAAAGCTGGTGGAGAAGCTGAAGAACGAGGTCAGGGTGATCTGATGGGAGGTGCGGCCATGGAAGGACATCATCACGCCAACACGCCGGAGTGGCGGGCGGAAGCGGGCTCGGGGCTGGTGGTCGCCGGGGCGCTCTTGCTGCTCTTCGACGCGGTGGCGCTCATGTTCGTCCCCTCCGACATCGCCGCCGGCACGCACTTCTTCGAGGCCGTGTTCGCGGTCATCGGCCTGCTGGCGGTCATCCTGATCGGTGTGGGGCGGCACAAGCGGGCGAAGGCGGAAGAGTAGGTTTCAAAGTTTCAAGGTTTCAATGTTTCAAGGTTGAAGAAGCACGGCTGCGGGCTGCGGTCTTACTTTGAAACCTTGAAACTCTGAAACCTTGAAACCTGCAAGGCGCGGTACGAATTCTTGAACGACGGACTACATATGGCCGAGACGATTCTGGTAGTTGTCGAGCAACGCGAAGGCAAGTTGAACCGTGTCTCCTTCGAGACGCTGACGGCGGCGCAGGCGATCGCCGGCGAGACCGGCTGGACGCTGGAGGCCGCGGTGGCGGGCTCGAGTGTGGGCGCGATCGCCGCCGAGGTCGCGGCCAAGAAGGTCGCCAAGGTGTACGCCATCGAGTCTCCCAAGCTCGAGAAGTACACCCCCGACGGCTTCGTGGCCGCGCTCAAGCCCTTCGTCGAGAGCCGCAAGCCGCGGCTGGTGCTGATGCCGCATACCTACCAGGTGCGCGACTTCGCGCCTAAGCTGGCCACGGCGCTGGGGCGCACCCTCGTCCCCGACGTCATCGGCTACAAGAAGGAGGGCGAACGCCTGCTGTTCACCCGGCAGATGTTCCAGGGCAAGCTGGCCGCCGACGTCAGCTTCGCCGGCGAGCCGCCGCACTTCGCCACCTTCCAGGCTGGCGCCTTCCGCGGCGACAAGGTCGAGGCGGGGGCCGCGGCCGCGCCGGTGGAGACGGTGAAGGCGGAGGTCGCGGACGCCGCCATCCGCAACCAGCCGGAGGAGATCTTCAAGGAAGCCAAGCAGGCGGTCGACCTGACGCAGGCGGAGATCATCGTCTCGGTGGGCCGCGGCATCAAGGAAGAGAAGAACATCGCGCTGGCCAAGCAACTGGCGGAGGCGCTGGGCGGGGAGCTGGCGGCCTCACGCCCCATCTGCGACTCCGGCTGGCTGCCCATGGACCGGCAGATCGGAAGCTCGGGACAGACGGTGGCGCCCAAGCTGTATCTGGCGCTGGGCATCAGCGGGGCCATCCAGCACATCGTGGGCATGAAGGGCTCGCGCACCATCGTGGCCGTCAACAAGGACGCCGAGGCGCCCATCTTCGAGGTCGCGGACTTCGGGATCGTGGCCAACCTGTTCGACGTGGTGCCGCCGCTGATCGAGGAGATCAAGAAAGCCAAAGGATAAGGTTTCAAGGTTTCAGAGTTTCAAGGTTTCAAGGTGGGGAGAATCGTGGTGATGCATGGCTCGCTCTTATCGCGACCTTCTCGTCTGGCAGAAAGCGAAAGCACTGGCGGTCGATATCTACCATGTGACTGAGGCATTGCCCAAGGCAGAGCTCTACGGCCTGCAATCCCAGTTACGACGGGCCGCGGTTTCAGTGGCATCGAACATTGCGGAGGGGCAGGGGCGCCTCACGCCGGGAGAGTTCCAGCAGTTCCTGGGACATTCGCGGGGATCGCTGCTCGAACTGGAGACACAACTCGCGATCGCAGCCGACCTGAAGTATCTCTCGGCGGCTCAACTCGAGCGTTTGCTGCAGGCTAGTTATGAGGTGCTCGGGCTCTTGAACCGG
Protein-coding regions in this window:
- a CDS encoding electron transfer flavoprotein subunit beta/FixA family protein, with the translated sequence MKILVCMKQVPQKDAPLKLNDAGTWIREDVSYEVNEPDAYALEEALRQKEKHGGEVVVITSGPARAQQVLREALAKGADRAIHLEDGAFTTLDAMNTARALAAAVKEEPFDLIFTGLQSDDYGYAQTGVVLAELLGWPHATIIMQIEKKDGGIRVKRELEAGYFQFVDMPTPAVLTIQSGINKLRYATLIGIKQAKNKPLRKVTLAEVQAALGPNLQKIEKLYVPQKTKKTEMLEGAPAEVAKKLVEKLKNEVRVI
- a CDS encoding electron transfer flavoprotein subunit alpha/FixB family protein encodes the protein MAETILVVVEQREGKLNRVSFETLTAAQAIAGETGWTLEAAVAGSSVGAIAAEVAAKKVAKVYAIESPKLEKYTPDGFVAALKPFVESRKPRLVLMPHTYQVRDFAPKLATALGRTLVPDVIGYKKEGERLLFTRQMFQGKLAADVSFAGEPPHFATFQAGAFRGDKVEAGAAAAPVETVKAEVADAAIRNQPEEIFKEAKQAVDLTQAEIIVSVGRGIKEEKNIALAKQLAEALGGELAASRPICDSGWLPMDRQIGSSGQTVAPKLYLALGISGAIQHIVGMKGSRTIVAVNKDAEAPIFEVADFGIVANLFDVVPPLIEEIKKAKG
- a CDS encoding four helix bundle protein encodes the protein MARSYRDLLVWQKAKALAVDIYHVTEALPKAELYGLQSQLRRAAVSVASNIAEGQGRLTPGEFQQFLGHSRGSLLELETQLAIAADLKYLSAAQLERLLQASYEVLGLLNRLLDSLNSRRSRAG